The genome window TCAGCCGATCCACGCCCATGGTGGACATATATTATTCCATGACGATTATTATTACTGGTATGGCGAAGATCGAAGAGACGATATATATGTGAGTTGTTATCGTTCCAAGGATCTATTCAACTGGGAGTTTCGAAGCCATATCATTACGATATCTACTCCAGTGGCATCCATTCGAGTTCGGACGAATCTGAGATTAATGAGTGACAAAGGCGGAAAGGTCAATCTCGAACGACCTAAAGTGCTGTTCAACGCGGTGACCAAGAAGTTCGTACTTTGGGTTCACTATGAGAATGGTGATAATTATAACGATGCCGCATGCGCCATCGCCACCTCGGATTATCCGGATAGCCATTTTGTTTATCATGGTAGCTTTAATCCCTATGGGTATATGTCGCGTGACTGCACACTCTTTCAGGACGATGACGGAAAGGCATATTTCATTTCAGCTGCAAGAGACAATGCGGATCTTCATATCTATCGACTACAGGAGGATTATCTTAATGTGGAACGTCTTGTCGAAACGTTGTGGCAGGGGGAGTATCGGGAGGCGCCAGCCGTATTCAAGCGGAATGGAAAGTATTATATGCTGAGTTCATTTTGCACCGGTTGGGAACCCAATCAAGGGAAGTTCGCGATAGCTGATACGATGGATGGCCCATGGGGAATGCTCAGCGACTTTGGGGATGAAACGACGTATCGAACGTAGCCAGCGTTTGTGCTGAAGCGATCAGAGGAGTACCTGTACTTTGCGGATCGCTGGAACGGATCGGACTACTTTCAGTCCAGCTATGTGGTACTGCCCATTGAGTTCAATGGGGACATTCCCATTCTAAAGGAGTATGCCACGTTATCTTTGCGAGAAGATGCACATCTGATTCATTTTGAACGCTAATTTAACGATAAAACGACTGATGAGAAAAGACTTTGATCCTACGAAAAATGTAGGTTCAAAGTCTTTTTGCACAAATTTTATAATTTCAAATCTAACGAATAACGATCGCGAAGTACGGATAAATGGTGGAGCTCATGTCCAGCCATAACATATGCTATCGATCGAGTTGAAGCAGGATTCTCACTGACGAGTCCTCTACAGAGCCAAGCTTCCGGCGTGAGGCGACGGAGCATTAGAATGGTTGAGCGGCGTGTAACGGCATATTCTTCACTCAAATCGGCCAGTGTATACGCATTGAAGGGATGGCTCTGCATAAGCACGTCCTGATCGTAACCGGGATGATTCGTTTTGTCACCTCTGGCGATACGAAGCAATCGGCTGCTCATAATGCGTTCGTTATCCAGAAGATGGCCGATGACCTCCTTCACGCTCCATTTGCCTTCGTCGTAACGATAATTTGCTTGCTCCTCTGTTAATGAAGAGAGCAACGTTGGTACGATATTGGCTTGCAGTTCCAAGCGTTCGATGATGTTCCCTTCAGGCACAAGCCGGATATAACCTTCATAAAAAGCTCCATATTCATCTGTGTTAGGTCGTTCAACCATGGTAATGCCTCCTTCGGTATTCATAACTATGGAATATATTGTAGCATATATCTTGCTACCAGCATTAAGATAGGCCCATTCGCTTGATTGGCAGAAGGGCCGTTTCATGTGATTTGAACATTATATGTCGTTGGGGTGACTACGTCTAATCTGTACGTCCTATGCCTTTTTTCTGAACAAATTTCTCCAAAACCTCGAAAGACTCAGTCACATTTTTGAAGGGCAACGTGTCCAGCACTTGTTCCCGGTAACTCTTTTTTGCCGCTGCGCTGAGACGGGAGTCAAGTATGCTGAGTATGCCAAGGTCGGTTTCACTACGAATCAAGCGACCCGTTCCTTGCCTTAACCGAAGAAGCATGTCTGGTACAAACACCTCCATGAACGGATTCTTCGTTACAGATTCCTTATATTCATAAACAGGGTCGGAAGGAACAGGGAAGGGCAGACGGAAAATAATAATCTGTGACAGGTCAGAACCCTCGATATTCACACCTTCCCAGAATACTCCGGTACCCAGGAGTACACCTTTGCTTTTCCTGAACTCAGCGATAACACTGTCCTGGGA of Paenibacillus sp. FSL R5-0517 contains these proteins:
- a CDS encoding family 43 glycosylhydrolase, which gives rise to MNNQLTNGGIWYDSSGQPIHAHGGHILFHDDYYYWYGEDRRDDIYVSCYRSKDLFNWEFRSHIITISTPVASIRVRTNLRLMSDKGGKVNLERPKVLFNAVTKKFVLWVHYENGDNYNDAACAIATSDYPDSHFVYHGSFNPYGYMSRDCTLFQDDDGKAYFISAARDNADLHIYRLQEDYLNVERLVETLWQGEYREAPAVFKRNGKYYMLSSFCTGWEPNQGKFAIADTMDGPWGMLSDFGDETTYRT
- a CDS encoding DinB family protein; amino-acid sequence: MVERPNTDEYGAFYEGYIRLVPEGNIIERLELQANIVPTLLSSLTEEQANYRYDEGKWSVKEVIGHLLDNERIMSSRLLRIARGDKTNHPGYDQDVLMQSHPFNAYTLADLSEEYAVTRRSTILMLRRLTPEAWLCRGLVSENPASTRSIAYVMAGHELHHLSVLRDRYSLDLKL